DNA from Elaeis guineensis isolate ETL-2024a chromosome 2, EG11, whole genome shotgun sequence:
atatattaaaatattaaaatagttcGGATTGGGttcagattaaaaattaagtcGGATGTATAACTATCCAATcctgattaaaatttaaaattaaatatttaaattttatttaaatttaattcaaattcaatCAATATGTTGACTATCCGGTCAAATCCGATCGGATCGgatcaaatatccataaattccTACGGATAGCGACAAGAAGGAACAAGACGACTGAGTAGCCACTGAAACCCAAAAATTTTTGTGGGGGCATGAGACGAGGATCTCGGGCAGCCACCACATAAAGTTTTATGTTATATAAAATGGCTGACTAGTTATGAGGTACAAAAGTTGGGTCCTCCTCACCGCCTGAGCCTACTGGGTCAAGCAGTTGGTGCGGGGGATGCAAGCCAACCCACAAACCAATATCGGCAACTGCTTGCAGCATTTAAGCACACTAAACCCATAACTTATCGCATATACAATCGATAATAAGAAACGACAAGCCTCACCCTGGGCAACATGATGCTGGTTATACCAAAATCAGTCAATGCATATTGTTTCTCCTGATCCCTCTATTTGAGATCGACTGCATAGGTAGAGATGATCGAGAAAGAGATTATTATTAAAACTTCATCTgaatatctataaaaaattttcatcggagTATTCTTCGATGAAAACCTTCCGATGCTCAAATTAAGAGATGGAGAATAATGAGAGGAGAGAGTAGAGAGTAGAGAGTAAAAAACTTACTTTGAGAGTTTTGAAGTCTTTTTATTTATAGGAGAGAAATTGGAGTCGTATCCGACTCGAAGTCCGGATGATTTTTTAGATTCGCTgtggataagatattttttttttaagtgagaCTTGATTGCAGAGAAATTTCATTCTATCTgtgctttttcaatttaaaagagAAATGGATCTGGTGGCAAGAAACTTAGCACAGCAATAGACGAGCTATGATAGATCGTTCGAGATCGAGGTTCTGGAGATTGTGGAGCACGCATTGACCCTAAATTATTTGAGATTGATCATTTATGTACGAGCTATAGTAGATTGTTTAAGGATGAGATAAACTAAGATCGGATCGGGAAGTAGGAACTGTTGCAAACTCAGTAGGTCATGGCTGGCGATTTTCATATCTGTCGTATACTCATGATCTGATAAGCATCAATGATCTAATAACTCGATTGCAACCGAGGATGTGATAGCCGAGGCCAAGGTATAGATCCACAACACATATATAGGACCGATTTGGTTTGCAGGGAAGTGGAGCAAAGTTTTTTTATTTGGTTAGAGTTTtaagaatagagaaaatataaaaAACTCTTCCCAAAGCAAGTCACTTCCCATACTTCATGAAAAGTGTAAATCTATGGAATAGGTGGATTTTAGGACTTCCATGAGATAGAAATtggtgatcattttttttttccagagatattcttttaatattgtctctataaatattaatataatattatttttatgcaatactaagatttatataaatataatataatatttatattattaatactaTTTAATAGttacactaatataatattttttaatattaatattatatcaatatatatatatatattaaagttgtattaatataataaattattatgatctaatattatattatattatattaatattatatgtatattaatataaatattatattaatatttacatATGGTTTGGGAGTAAAAAGATATGTTCTTAAGGATATAATATGTATTttgcataattttttcagaaaagtAGATGTTCAACTAAATATAAATCactctataataaattttttttttatgatcaattaaacgtactaaaataatatttttaaatattatatttcgaaaaaataattttttaagaagaaaaagtctTTCCACGAACAGAATGAGTTCTTAGTCTCACAATTTAACTTGTACCAAATCATGAAACATTTAGAAAGGTGCAGGTCCACGTTGAGGCCTATCTTAAAGACTGGATTGGTTGAAGAAATGGCTTGCATCCGGACCTGACAATACCAGACAGCTATCCAAGAACCAATAGACTAGAATCAATCTGAACCAAATGTTAAATTACTTTTGTCAGTGGACAATTTTTCAAACTAGCTGATCCTGAACACAACTTCCGGTATATAATGTAGTCTGGATCAAGATTCTAGACCAACTCATCCCACTCTGCAGCCCTAGGTGCCTGCTTTATGCCAAATATTTATAGATGCTTCAATAactcactctatttatccttagaGAGAGTCGCTTAAAACAGAGGTGAAAATTTGCGGGGGGGGGCATTAGTGCAAATGCGCTGAATAAAGAACAGTCAGAACAAGTAAAACTGTAAATATTGAGTGAGGCAAAACGTTCATATAACTCACTATCAAATTCTCTGCAATTCTGGAGAACCATGGCAAAAATTATTAGGATAAGACTAAATGAGAATTTAATTTCCCATGTATTCGCACCATACCAGGGTAATATAGTGACTACATGCCCTGCCATCTTAAATGTGGTAAAACATTAGCAGAACATACCCAGCATTGGGAGATTTCCCGATTACAAGTACGGCAAAAACAAGCTAATTAAGAGAGCTGAGTGGCAAAAGTAAACGGGTAATTGATGTCAATTATACTCACCAAAGTAGCACATGTTTGCAGATACCGGATGATTTGCACGTTGAAGAACGCGAAACATAAAGACAGCCAGCGCATCAAGAGAAAATGGATTTGAAGCAGTTCCTTCACGATCACACAAAATCATAATTCTCCACAACGTTTCCCTTTGCAGGTTCGTATCAAAGTATTTGCCTTGGGAAAGTTAGTTGCTACTCTTCTACCAGTTAATATTCCATTATgaatttattctactggatttctTGGAGGAAATACATTTATACTCAAAAGAAACAGCTGTAGCATCATTTAATTTAGTCTCTATTATTAcattatttgattttatgaagAAAGCAAACTATGGACCAAGACGATCACTCTTGTAAGCAAGATTAGTGGAACTAGTACCAGGAACTGTACCAATAGGTGCTGTATAACGGACCTAATATCGAGACAAATTACGAACACTTTTCTCAATTCTGGCCATGGTGCCACTAGTAAGATTGAACTGGGCCGGACTGGGTTGCGCCATGCTTCTATCCAAGCTGAGCCGGAAATTATTTTTGACGCTTCAAGCTAAGTTTAGGCCtgaatatttttgaaaagcctGGACTCAGACTTGATTGAGCCAACCCaaatatttatctatttatttatttttttggatggtAGCTGCAGTGAAACACATTTTTACCTCTTTCATCGAGTGCAGATCATTCTTTCGCAAACTCCCCATCAAGTGAATGCCCTCTTCTGACTACAACCCCATGTCCAACCCACCCCCCAAGCCTGATGCCTCTCCCCCTCTTTGCCCTCTGTCCCAACAACCGCTATGATGATGAGGTTGAAAACGACACTGAAGATAACTATGAATCCGAATATGGATCGGTCATCTCTGGGGCCAGCATTAAAGGTAGCTCTGAGGGCACCGCTATCCATAGGGGATCTGTGATCCCCTCTCTTTAAATTCCATCAGATTTGGTTCGAGTCCAATAAGATTTCTTTACTCTAAGGCCTCCTAGATTGCTAGTTTTAGGGCATGATCTTTCCCCATGACCAAAATCTTTTTTATGATCATTTCTTGAAGATGATGTCCTAACCATACACCCAATCCCAGCTCTCTGAGAAGCTCCATAACCTCCATAAGAAGTTCCGTGTAATGTCCAGCCGCATCACCTGTGGCCAAGACCCTTCCTGCCTTGCTCCCAACATCACAGATTCACGATTTTAGTTAGACTAGTCTCAAATCCATAACCTATTTCCAAAATTAACCAAACTATGTCCGAGCCTTAAATCGAACTTAATTACAGGGTTTGAATGGGCTCATTCTCAAGGCGTGCTTGGGCCAAACCAAAGGTATATTTGAGCTTGCCTAGAAATCAAATAGGCTCTATATCTTAGTGCAAATCTagtccaaatttttttgggcCTAGTCTAGAGCCCAATCTGAATTCAATCAAGCCTGAGCCTAATTCTAGCCCTAACCGTttgcttgaaaaattattatggtAGACTTTGGACTACATATACTAGAATTTAAATGGATGCCCTAAACTATGATGAGACCATTTTTTTGAGTGAGCTAAATAACATACCTTGATTCCCATCGTCCTATTACATTTAGAATACCACACATTTTAATGGCATCGCTGTAATCTTGTACATGTTTGTTTTATTGAGGTTTCATATAGGCATCAAGGGATTTAGAAAAAGCCACAAATTTCAATCActaatatttagatcctaatgggagAGTTCTACATGATTCTATAAAACTAATATTCCTATGGAGAGAATAAAATACAACAGAAGGTAATTTCTGACATGGCAACATGTATGGCCTATGTAGCCAACTTTGCAATGGGATAGAGAAGGCGGCCGAAAATTGATAATTCTCATAGATTAAGACGCtttggaagagaaaaaaaatgtcTCAAACTAGATAATAAAGAAGTCGGAGGCAATAAgtgaaatcgaagatggatagaaAGAGGCCAAGCGATAGTGAGGAGAGAAAATGAAAGATGTAAAGCTGAAGAGAAATGCGGTGGAAAGGGACTGCAGATTTATCAACAATAAAGAACTTTAGGTATTAATCTATCGAGAAACAAAAGATCTATAAATCTAACAATGAACTTGGGATATGTTGATTCATTAGAAAATAAAGGATCTGTGGGAAAATAGAATGGATCTACTGAAAAATAGAAGATCTTTGGATGTTGATTCACTAAAAAATAGGTATTGATGGATAGGCAACAGGAATCTTTAAGACTTCTAAATATGAACTACAATTATAGCAAAGCTAGAAAAGATAACGGTAGCAGATCACATGATCAATTTGGATTTGTACGTTAAAATatttgtaaaagaaaaaaaaaatcagagaaaaagatagagaaaagATACTATATATTTCTATCCCATCACATTTAATACATCTCATGAGTTTTATTTGCTATAGACTCCACATAAGAAAAATATTATGGGCTAACACAGAATTACACCAACGAAAGAAAATATTACGATTGATATAGGATTATCTTAATAGAAAATATATATCTGCGTGAATCTTTTACCGCACCATGCGATGCATAGCGCACCCCATCCATCGTGCGATGAACGGTCATGTACGGCCACATGCCATGAGCGTGAATCCGCACGTGACTATCCATCGCACGATGAATGATGTGCTGGGCACCGCTTCATGCGTTGCATAGTAGAGGATcagagctatatatatatatatatatataaaagctgGTATAGGTTATCCTGCGATGCGTAAAATTATGCTAATAAGAACCCACGACTTTTTCCGCAGAAGTTCCTACTGAACCCCATTGGCTCTACTTCCGGTACTCTTCTTCTCCCCGTCCATCTTCTCTCCATTGCACATAGGATGTGTGGATGTTTCCTCCTCCTTAGCTCCATtcttctcctccctctccacAATTTCCTCAATACTGGCCTGAGCTTGTTTGGATGCTTCCTCCTCCTTGGCTTTGTTCATGGCCAGGATCAAATTCTCAAGACACGAGCCTGCATCCTCGTCGACTGACTTCGGCATCAGGTTCTCCGCCACGTCCGCCGGGGTAATCTTCACCTCCTCCATCAGGTCCCGAATGGCGCCGAATAGAGGGTGCGAGTCGACGTCCAGATAGTTCTTGGCCAGCACCTGGAATGCCTCGAAGCAGCAGTACGACATCTCGATGTGCTTGTCCATCCGTCCCCTCCTGATCAACGCCGGATCCAGCTTCTCTATGTGGTTGGTCGTGAACACGATCAGCCTCTCGCCACCACAGGCCGACCAGAGCCCGTCGATGAAGTTGAGAAGCCCGGATAGAGTCACCTtgctctcctcctcctcttctgggCCTGGCGgcagattcttcttctcttcgctCTTATCTTCCTCCTTCTTGCTTTTCTGCTTCCTCTTCCCGGTGAGATCCAGCGAGCAGTCGATGTCCTCGATGACTATGATGGACTTGCTCGTCGTCTCGATGAAGAGCTTCCGCAGCTCGACGTTGTTCTTGACGGTCGTCAGCTCCAGGTCGTAAACGTCGTAATCCAGGAAATTAGCCATCGCAGAGATCATCGAGGACTTTCCGGTGCCGGGCGGGCCGTAGAGGAGGTATCCCCTCTTCCAGGCCTTGCCGATCTTGGCGTAGTAGTCCTTCCCCTCGCGGAACGTGTCGAGATCCTTCATGATCTCCCGCTTCTTCCCGGGGTCCATGGCGAGGGTGTCGAAGCTGGAGGGGTGCTCGAACGCCACATGGTTCCACACCTTGCTCCTGTAGCCACCCCAATTGCTGCTGGGGTTGTTGCAGTAAAGCTTCCGCCTCCGGTTCCGGATACCGACCTCGCGCCCCTCTTTCAATACGTGGGTGAGATAGGAATCGAGGACGAGCTGGCGGTTACTTTTGTGGAAGGTGAGCCTGTAGGACCTCTTCTCTTCTTGAGTGGGGTACCAGAGTACCTGGGCCTGACGGGTGGACTTGGAGGAGGACCACCAAAACGTGGTGCCCTCGAATTCGTCGGTGACCTCCTCATGGTCGTCCATGCTGAGGACTGGTTTGGTGCTGTCCTTGTCGAATTCGGCCCTGAGGCTATGGGCGCGCTGCGAGCAAGAGGCGCTGAGATAGGCCGCGATGGCGGCGTAGGCCTCGCTGCGCTTCAGGTACTCGTCGGTGTCCTCTGGGATTTCTATATGGACGTAGGGGTAGATGAAGGATGTGAGCTTGCGGATGTATTTGATGAGGATGGTTTCAGGGTGGAAGGGGAAGTATTGGCGGATGACCGTCCAGAGGATCAGGAGGCCGGTGAGGGTGTTGCCGAGGATTGCCCATTTCTCAACCATCTCTCTCCCAATCTCTTCTCTGGACTGGGAGTCTGGGACGAAGCCGATTGGGTATTTATAGTGGTGTGAAAAGGGGCgatcgggttgtatctttcgtgccAAAGAACGATTCATTTTGTTTTTCTTAAGTCAACCGTTGGATCATGCCTAGCGCAGCTCTCAAAGCACTCGAACTTCCTTTTCATCCAACGGTGTACATCatagaaaa
Protein-coding regions in this window:
- the LOC140850850 gene encoding AAA-ATPase At3g28580-like, which gives rise to MVEKWAILGNTLTGLLILWTVIRQYFPFHPETILIKYIRKLTSFIYPYVHIEIPEDTDEYLKRSEAYAAIAAYLSASCSQRAHSLRAEFDKDSTKPVLSMDDHEEVTDEFEGTTFWWSSSKSTRQAQVLWYPTQEEKRSYRLTFHKSNRQLVLDSYLTHVLKEGREVGIRNRRRKLYCNNPSSNWGGYRSKVWNHVAFEHPSSFDTLAMDPGKKREIMKDLDTFREGKDYYAKIGKAWKRGYLLYGPPGTGKSSMISAMANFLDYDVYDLELTTVKNNVELRKLFIETTSKSIIVIEDIDCSLDLTGKRKQKSKKEEDKSEEKKNLPPGPEEEEESKVTLSGLLNFIDGLWSACGGERLIVFTTNHIEKLDPALIRRGRMDKHIEMSYCCFEAFQVLAKNYLDVDSHPLFGAIRDLMEEVKITPADVAENLMPKSVDEDAGSCLENLILAMNKAKEEEASKQAQASIEEIVEREEKNGAKEEETSTHPMCNGEKMDGEKKSTGSRANGVQ